CAATGCAAAAAGTGAGGACAGCTATACGCTCTACCCGGACCTGGCGCACAGCCAGCGCGGCGTGGCGATTACGCTTGACCTGCCGGACGGTAAAAACCTTAAGGAAGGCACTACGCCGCTGATCTATCAGGGTCTGGAAGTGGGCACCCTGACGAAAATGACCCTGCAGAACGGCGGTAAAGTCACCGGCGAACTGACGCTGGACCCGTCGGTGACCGGCCTGATGCGCAGCGGGACGCGTATCGAAATGCACAGTCCCAAAATCAGCCTTAACGACAGTTCACTGAGCAGCCTGCTCACTGGCAATACGCTGGAACTGGTCCCCGGCGACGGCGAGCCGCAGACCCACTTCGTGGTGCTGCCGGATAATGAATCCCTGCTGCAGCAGCCCAACACGCTGGTGCTGAAACTCAACGCGCCGGAAAGCTACGGCATTGATGCCGGGCAGCCGTTGATCCTCCACGGAATGCGGATTGGCCAGGTGCTGAGCCGAACGCTGACGGAAAAAGGCGTCAGCTTCAGCATCGCGGTAATGCCGGAATACCGGCAGCTGGTGCACGGCGACAGTAAGTTTATTATCAACAGCCGGCTGGACGTGAAGCTGGGCATCGACGGCATGGAAGTGCTGGGTGCCAGCGCGCGGGAGTGGGTTGACGGCGGCATTCGCCTGGATCCCGGCAGCAAAGGCGAGCTGAAAGACGTCTATCCGCTCTACGCCAACAGCGAAAAAGCCGAGGAAGGGGTCACCGGCGATCGGCTCCCCACCACCCTGACGCTGGTCGCCACCAGCCTGCCGGATATTCAGGCCGGTTCCGTGGTGCTGTATCGTAAATTCCAGGTGGGTGAGATTATCAACGTCACCCCGCGTGCAGATGCGTTCGACGTCAGCGTACATATTAAACCGGAGTACCGCCGTCTGCTGACGCAGAACAGCGTTTTCTGGGCCGAAGGCGGCGCCCGGGTTCAGCTGAACGGCAGCGGTCTGACCGTGCAGGCTTCACCGCTGAACCGTGCCCTCAAGGGCGCCATCAGCTTTGATAACCTCAGCGGTGCCGGAGCCGGTCTGACGCGCGGCGATAAACGCATTCTGTATGATTCAGAAACCGCCGCCCGCGCGGTGGGCAGCCAGATCACGCTGCGGACCTACGATGCCAGCAAGCTGTCGGCCGGAATGCCAATCCGCTATCTCGGCATTACCATCGGCCAGATGGAATCGCTGGCGCTGGGTGCCGATAACAATCAGGTCATCGCCAAAGCGGTGCTTTATCCGGAGTATGTCGACAACTTTGCCCGCCTGGGCAGCCGCTTCTCGGTGGTATCTCCGCAGATCTCAGCGGCCGGGGTCAATCATCTGGAAACGCTGCTGCAGCCCTATATCAACGTCGATCCGGGTAAAGGCCGCGCGCAGCGCACCTTCGAACTGCAGGAGTCCACGATCACCGACGCCCGCTATCTTGACGGCCTGAACGTAGTGGTTGACGCGCCGGAAGGCGGCTCACTCTCCGTCGGCACGCCGGTGCTGTTCCGCGGCGTTGAGGTGGGAACCGTAACCGGTACGGCGCTGGGCAGCATGGCCGATCGCGTGCAGATCACCCTGCGCATCAGTAAAAAATATCAGCATCTGGTGCGCAATAACTCGGTGTTCTGGCTGGCCTCCGGCTATAACCTGAAGTTCGGGCTGATTGGTGGCGTGGTGAAAACCGGCACCTTCCAGCAGTTCATTCAGGGGGGTATCGCCTTCGCTACGCCGCCAACCGTCCCGCTGGCTCCGCGCGCCACCTCCGGCAAGCACTTCCTGCTGGAAGAAGAAGAGCCGAAAGACTGGCGGAAATGGGGCACCGCCCTGCCGCAGTAATCTCCCCATCGGGCAGCGCAGGCTGCCCGATTTATTTGCGGGCTACCGCGACAGAATCGCCCTTTCTCACCGTGCGCCGCCAGGACTGTGGTAAACTGTGCCACTGTTAATTTTGTGGATCCAGCCCGTGTCTCACTCTTCCCGCGTCTATTTTCCGCCCGCTTTTCTCAGCCTGATGCAGCAGATGCTGCCCGATCCCGCCGAATTCGACCGCTTTATCGCGATGAGTGAACGGCCGCTGCGCCGCAGCCTGCGCGTTAACACCTTAAAAATCAGCGTTGAGGATTTCCTTGCGCTGGTCGCGCCGATGGAGTGGGCATTAACGCCGATCCCGTGGTGCCCTGAAGGCTTCTGGATCAGCCGTGACTATGCCGACACGCTGCCGCTGGGCAGCACGGCGGAGCATCTGGCCGGCCTGTTCTATATTCAGGAGGCCAGCTCAATGCTGCCGGTCACGGCCCTGTTCGAGGGTTCGCCGGCCCCGCTGCGGGTGATGGACGTGGCGGCAGCGCCCGGCTCCAAAACCACCCAGATCGCCGCCCGAATGAACAACAACGGTGCCATTCTGGCCAATGAATATTCGGCCAGCCGGGTGAAGGTGCTGCACGCCAACCTCAGCCGCTGCGGCATTAGCAACACGGCCATGACCCACTTTGACGGCCGCGTATTTGGTGCCGCCCTGCCGGAAACCTTCGATGCCATCCTGCTGGATGCGCCCTGCTCGGGTGAAGGCGTGATCCGCAAAGATGCCGATGCGCTGCGCAACTGGTCAGAGGCCAGCAATGCCGGGATCGCCGCCACGCAGCGTGAGCTGATTGACAGTGCGTTCCACGCCCTGCGCCCCGGCGGAACGCTGGTCTATTCGACCTGTACGCTGAACACGGATGAGAATCAGCAGGTTCTGGCCTGGCTGCTGGCGCGCTATCCGGAAGCGGTGGAAGTTGAACCGCTCCATCAGCTGTTTGACGGCGCGGAAAAAGTCGCCACCGCCGAAGGCTATCTGCACGTTTTCCCGCAGATTTTCGACAGCGAGGGCTTCTTCGTGGCCCGCCTGCGTAAAACCGCCGGCATTCCTCCCCTGCCGAAGCCGGGATATAAAGTCGGCAAGCCGCCGTTCAGCCCGATGACCCGCGCCCAGCAGCAGGAGGTCGCCGCCGCCGCCGCGAAGTGCGGGCTGCGCTGGGATGAGCAACATACGCTGTGGCAGCGTGACAAAGAAATCTGGCTGTTTCCGGCGGCGATTGAAGCGCTACTGGGGAAAGTGCGTTTCTCACGCATCGGGCTTAAACTGGCGGAAACTTTCCCGAAAGGCTATCGCTGGCAGCACGAAGCGGCGATTGCCCTTGCGGATCCTCACGCCGCCAATGCGGTTGAGCTGAGCAGTGCCGAAGCGGAAGAGTGGTATCGCGGGCGTGATATTTACCCCGAACGCGATCTTCC
The sequence above is a segment of the Erwinia sp. SLM-02 genome. Coding sequences within it:
- the rsmF gene encoding 16S rRNA (cytosine(1407)-C(5))-methyltransferase RsmF, with translation MSHSSRVYFPPAFLSLMQQMLPDPAEFDRFIAMSERPLRRSLRVNTLKISVEDFLALVAPMEWALTPIPWCPEGFWISRDYADTLPLGSTAEHLAGLFYIQEASSMLPVTALFEGSPAPLRVMDVAAAPGSKTTQIAARMNNNGAILANEYSASRVKVLHANLSRCGISNTAMTHFDGRVFGAALPETFDAILLDAPCSGEGVIRKDADALRNWSEASNAGIAATQRELIDSAFHALRPGGTLVYSTCTLNTDENQQVLAWLLARYPEAVEVEPLHQLFDGAEKVATAEGYLHVFPQIFDSEGFFVARLRKTAGIPPLPKPGYKVGKPPFSPMTRAQQQEVAAAAAKCGLRWDEQHTLWQRDKEIWLFPAAIEALLGKVRFSRIGLKLAETFPKGYRWQHEAAIALADPHAANAVELSSAEAEEWYRGRDIYPERDLPAGELIICHQRQPIGIAKTVGTRIKNNYPRDLVRDGRLFSA
- a CDS encoding PqiB family protein, which encodes MQQETPTTPTSARVVNRRKISPFWLLPFIALLIAGWLIWTNYQERGTTVTIDFATADGIVPGRTPVRYQGVEVGLVQGISMTDDLRTIKIKASIKSDMRDALREDTQFWLVTPKASLAGVSGLDALVGGNYIGMMPGKGEPRENFVALDTQPKYRVNTGEMLIHLHAPDLGSLNSGSLVYFRKIPVGRVYDYSINPDNHNVTIDVLIERRFTNLVKKDSRFWNVSGVKADVGLSGAKVELESVAALVNGAVAFDSPGSSGNAKSEDSYTLYPDLAHSQRGVAITLDLPDGKNLKEGTTPLIYQGLEVGTLTKMTLQNGGKVTGELTLDPSVTGLMRSGTRIEMHSPKISLNDSSLSSLLTGNTLELVPGDGEPQTHFVVLPDNESLLQQPNTLVLKLNAPESYGIDAGQPLILHGMRIGQVLSRTLTEKGVSFSIAVMPEYRQLVHGDSKFIINSRLDVKLGIDGMEVLGASAREWVDGGIRLDPGSKGELKDVYPLYANSEKAEEGVTGDRLPTTLTLVATSLPDIQAGSVVLYRKFQVGEIINVTPRADAFDVSVHIKPEYRRLLTQNSVFWAEGGARVQLNGSGLTVQASPLNRALKGAISFDNLSGAGAGLTRGDKRILYDSETAARAVGSQITLRTYDASKLSAGMPIRYLGITIGQMESLALGADNNQVIAKAVLYPEYVDNFARLGSRFSVVSPQISAAGVNHLETLLQPYINVDPGKGRAQRTFELQESTITDARYLDGLNVVVDAPEGGSLSVGTPVLFRGVEVGTVTGTALGSMADRVQITLRISKKYQHLVRNNSVFWLASGYNLKFGLIGGVVKTGTFQQFIQGGIAFATPPTVPLAPRATSGKHFLLEEEEPKDWRKWGTALPQ